The window CTGGAGGCTATTGCTGCCAACGAACAACGGATGACCTCGCTGCTCGGCCGCCTCAGCTTGGGGACCGATTCCGAGGAATCCAACAGCAAGGATCCCATCAACAATATCGGCACTGCTGTCAAGTCTGAACCCCCTGTGGATGAGGCTAATGAGCTCTCCGGCtcggatgaggagaagatgacccGTCAAAGCCACAGCCACGAGTCGGATAGTGGACTGGGAACCTCGGTCAGTAGTGTCGAGAGTGTCTCTTCAGATGAGAGCAACGGTGAGTGTTAGTCCCAACCCCCTTCATTGGCTTGGAGGGTGAATGCCCTAGTGCCCTGTTTAGGCAAGTGCTGACGTATAATATCCAACagtgaaagaaaaagtgAATGCCATCACATgcaccgcagcagcaacctTCGACAAGCGCCAGCTGGGATTAAATGCCTGCAAGCAGATCGAGAAGTTCGTCCTGGTCCCGATTCTGAAGGAATCTCGCTTGAAGCCATTCCATCCGCTGGTGCAGAGTGTGCCTCAACGCATTGTGAATAAACAGATTGTCTGCCTTCGCGATCTGGAAAAAACCCTATTGTGGTTGGCGCCGGTAAGTGAATGATCCGATCAATGGGCTATTGGCGTTGTGGGCTCGGACTTATAAACCTTTCTTTCCTGCTTTCAAGAAATCTGCTCCTACTCGACTTTCGTACCTCAACTTTTGCGAATTCACCATCCAGTGTCTTCACACCTCGGCCTCGCACCTGAACGCGCGCGACCAGCGTCTTCCTGCTGACCGCCCATACACTAACGGCTACTTCCTCGATCTCGTTTCCCAGGTTCGACGCTACGCCGCCATGATTCGGGAGTCCCGCGAGCGGATTGAAGCCGCTCAGGCGGCCAAGTCTGCCGATGACAAGAACGAAAAGGCCACTGAGCCCACCATGTAAATTTTCTACCCCTCCCAACCCCGACAGCTGTCCTAACTGGCAATCATAGTACCGGAACCCTCAAGCTCGAGAACGGCTTGTCCAAGACCGGAAAACCTGCCGAGCTGGTTCTCGTGCAGGAGGATGGGAAGCCCATCTCGATGCGCACTGGGGAGCCCTACGAGGCTGATCTCACCAGCCCTGTTTTCAAGCGCATGATGAGCTTCGATGAGTCGGTTGACGAGGGTGTGCAGCGTTCCATGGCTcgccgcaagaagaacgcccCGCCCATGGACATCAACCAGAAGTGCAGTCATTGCGACAAGATCTTCAAGCGTCCCTGCGACCTGACCAAGCACGAGAAGACTCACTCACGCCCGTGGAAGTGTACGCAGTCATCTTGCAAGTACTTCCAGGTTGGCTGGCCgaccgagaaggagcgcgaTCGTCACATTAATGACAAGCACTCCAACACGCCTGCTTTGTACACCTGCAGCTTCAAGCCCTGCACCTATGCCTCCAAGCGTGAAAGCAACTGCAAGCAGCACATGGAGAAGGCCCACGGCTGGGTCTACGTTCGCTCCAAGAACAATGCCCGTGGTCACCACGTCAAGCGCGGCTCGTCGTCCATGCAGGCCACCCCGCAGACCCCCAGCGTGTCGACTCCGGGCTCGAAGCCGACCGACTTCTCCACCCCGACCAGTGGCCCTAGCCCATCTCCTCTGGAGTCGAACATGGGCTTTGCGGACAACTCCAACTTCAACTTCAACGATCCTCCTGCGCCCCCCCGCAGTGACGACTTCCCGTTGTTCCTGGAGAATTCGCCTTACCATACCTCCTCTGCGGGACTGAGCAACGATCTCGACCCGTCGTTTGGGTCTTCGATGAATCTCGACGCTTTCCAGGCCCAGTTCGGGGCCGGCGACCCGAATGGTCTGATTTCGTCTTTGGAGATGCACCGCCAGTCCATGAACACCATGTCTGTCCCCTCCGCAGACTCGGTCCCGGAGCTGATGGGCCCTGTGTCCTTTGATGGCTCTCCGCTCGCCTCCACCGAGAACGCGAGCCTGAACTTTGATCTGGAATGGAGCCAGCTGGACATGCAGAACCTTGGCGAGGACTACACTGCGATGCAGATGCAGCTGCCCCCTGCCGGCAACTCGATGGACGCTGTGGCCATGAAGGCTTACACGCGCGACATTCCACTGATGGGTGATGCCGCCGACTTTTCCTACAAGCTGTCTGGCCTGTCCCCCCATGCGCAGGGCAACCCGATGCTGTACTCTCCCCACTCGGGTCAGGTCGAGGAGCGTCTGTCTGACCGCTATGACTACTCCGCCCAGCACCGGGTGGGCAACGACTTCACCCTGTACGAGCAGAATGTGCAGATGAACCAGGCTGCGACCACCCACCCCATGATGCCGGCCACCACTACGCACCAGCCTGCGGGCCAGTACAACCAGAACCACGGCATGTTCCCCCCTCTGGACCGTGAGCAGGCCCTGCACGGCATCCAGACCTGGGCggaccagcagcagcagcacggcgCTGCCCAGGGATCGCGCATGCCCTCGGACATGGACCTGGACTTTATGGGCTAGACGATGATATCTACGATTTGTGACTGTGTTTGAACCCGAGCGATGATTTTCTGGCTTATTTCTGTTCTTCATGTATGGAGTGACCATCTCTGTGTTTAATGACCCCCATTGTTCTTTTCCTGTCAATCGAGTAGCTAGTTTCCAAAACAGAGACCATGTCAGCTTACATTATTGTTCCGATCTACATACTCCACTGCCCTCAGGCGCCCGTAAACGAAAACCATGCTTGGCCCACTCAGCCGTGGGCGTTGGCCGCGCCACTAGTAAATTGCAGAAACAACTCCCGTGCGGTGACGACATTGTTCATGTGCTCCCCTCTCCGGCTTCTTCCCATCCCTCCCCCACGCGCAATTCTTCTCTCccgctctttctccttccatTCCCCCCTAATTGATTCCTCTTGACATTTTACTCCACGGCGGGGACCGCGGACGGGAATATTCCCTGGATCGGCTTCGTGATCACACTATCGATCTTGGC of the Penicillium psychrofluorescens genome assembly, chromosome: 1 genome contains:
- a CDS encoding uncharacterized protein (ID:PFLUO_000323-T1.cds;~source:funannotate) encodes the protein MTASVVETARVNPRRRPVLNTDAAPSSEGLSGPSKMRLQKGETFHSPTTPPADDRDPVMSVRSLPRRSPTSLEAIAANEQRMTSLLGRLSLGTDSEESNSKDPINNIGTAVKSEPPVDEANELSGSDEEKMTRQSHSHESDSGLGTSVSSVESVSSDESNVKEKVNAITCTAAATFDKRQLGLNACKQIEKFVLVPILKESRLKPFHPLVQSVPQRIVNKQIVCLRDLEKTLLWLAPKSAPTRLSYLNFCEFTIQCLHTSASHLNARDQRLPADRPYTNGYFLDLVSQVRRYAAMIRESRERIEAAQAAKSADDKNEKATEPTITGTLKLENGLSKTGKPAELVLVQEDGKPISMRTGEPYEADLTSPVFKRMMSFDESVDEGVQRSMARRKKNAPPMDINQKCSHCDKIFKRPCDLTKHEKTHSRPWKCTQSSCKYFQVGWPTEKERDRHINDKHSNTPALYTCSFKPCTYASKRESNCKQHMEKAHGWVYVRSKNNARGHHVKRGSSSMQATPQTPSVSTPGSKPTDFSTPTSGPSPSPLESNMGFADNSNFNFNDPPAPPRSDDFPLFLENSPYHTSSAGLSNDLDPSFGSSMNLDAFQAQFGAGDPNGLISSLEMHRQSMNTMSVPSADSVPELMGPVSFDGSPLASTENASLNFDLEWSQLDMQNLGEDYTAMQMQLPPAGNSMDAVAMKAYTRDIPLMGDAADFSYKLSGLSPHAQGNPMLYSPHSGQVEERLSDRYDYSAQHRVGNDFTLYEQNVQMNQAATTHPMMPATTTHQPAGQYNQNHGMFPPLDREQALHGIQTWADQQQQHGAAQGSRMPSDMDLDFMG